TGTCATGTGAAACCCCTCCATTACCTACTCGCGAGTAAGACTACTCCGGAGTAGGTAACGCGGCAAGGCAGTTCCGATCAGCCCGATCCACTGTACTCCGCCCCGTTCCCGATCGGATCTCCGAAGCACCCGTCCGAGATCCAGGACCGCCGAACCAAGTCGGCGGGCAGCACCCGAGACCTTGCAGAATTGGTGTGCCGGCTTGGGTGCTCAGCCTGACCAGCGTGCGAAGCTCCGACGCCCGAGCACGGACTCAAGCCGCCGCGAAAGGACTCCTCAGGGTGCAGGACGCGAGACATCCCCGGACCGAGCGGTCCGGACCCCACACCAGGCCACGTTCCCGACGGCTGCCTCGCGAAGTACGCGAACGCCAGATCCTGGACGCCGCCGTACAGGTCTTCGCCCGGCACGGCTACCACGAGGCCGCGATGGACGAGATCTCCGATGTAGCCGAGATCTCCAAACCCATGATCTACACTTACCTCGGTTCCAAGGAGGAACTCTTCGTCGCGTGCATTCGACGGGAGGCGAACCGGTTGATCGACTCGATCGGCCAGGCCGTCGAGGCGAACCTGAGTCCGGACGAGCAGCTCTGGCGGGGCCTCCGAGCCTTCTTCGAGTACGCCAACGAGAACCGAGCCAGTTGGACGGTCCTGCATCGCCAGGCCAGTACCCAGGGGCAGCCCTTCACCTCCGAGCTCTCCGAGTGGCGACAACGCGCGCTGAACCTGGTCACGGCACTGCTGGCCCGCGCGAGCGGCACCGACGAGCAGCCGGTGCCGCACGAGCAGATGCAACCGTTCGCCGCCGCGCTGGTCGGTGCGGGTGAGTCCATGCTCGACTGGTGGATCGATCACCCCGAGTACACGGCCGACGCGTTGTCGATGCGACTGATGAACCTGGTCTGGATGGGGTTCGGCGACATGGTGCAGGGGCGGAGGTGGAAACCTCGGGAAGGGATGGAGTGAGCGGGTCGGTTCGCTGAGCGGTGCGAGTCGCTCGGGGAACACTTCTATCCCTCCCGCGCCGAAGCACAGCGGTGAGACAACACAGTCGAACGAGAACACGGAGGTAACCCTTGAGGCTGACCCACTACGGTCACTCCTGCGTACTGGTCGAAATGTCCACGGCCCGGCTGCTGATCGACCCGGGAACCTTCTCCGAGGGCTTCGACGCGCTCCGTGACCTGGACGCGGTGCTGATCACGCACAAGCACCCCGATCACCTGGACACCGAACGCCTGCCCGCGGTACTGCGCAACAACCCGAACGCTCGGCTGGTGGCCGACACGGAGTCGGCAGCGGAGCTGTCCGAACTGGGCACCACGGCCGAGGTCGCCCACCCCGGGGACACGTTCGAACTCGCCGGGGTGCCGGTCGACGTGGTCGGCGGTCGGCACGCGGTCATCCACCGGGACATCCCCGTCATCGCCAACATCGGCTACCTCTTCGACAGCGGTGCCTTCTACCACCCGGGAGACTCCTTCCACGTGCCCGAGCAACGGGTCGACGTGCTCGGCCTGCCCACGGGAGCACCGTGGCTGAAGCTCTCCGAGGCGGTGGACTTCCTGCGAGAGGTGGCCCCGCGCGTCACGGTGCCGATCCACGAGGCCGTGCTCTCCGTGCCGGAGATGCACTACAGCAAGTTCGAGCAGCTCGGCCCGGAGGGCAACACCGTCAACCGCCTCCACAGGGGCGAGCCCACCGAGATCCCCCAACCCCAGCAAACGTGACGCCCCCGTCGATCAGCTGGTCAACGGGTCCGGGTTCGGAGCCCCGCCCCGCGTTCCGGGCACCGGACGCGGGGCGCGGTCCCGCGGAACCAGCTGACCGTAGGTCACCGGGCCGGCCCCGCGCGCCAACGCGCCGTCCACGGCGTCCGCCACGGCCAGACGTCGTCGCGGAGCGAGCAGGTCCGCCGCGGAGACCGCGAGCCGCGTCAGCCACCTGCCTTCCAGCACCGCCCGTTCGACGCCCGCGCGCAGAGCTCTGCAACGTCCCACCTCCCCGCGTGGCCCGGTGAAAACCCGCGCACCCACCCGGTGCGTCGAGTCCTCGCGGAGATCACGGAGCACCGTGGGGCCGACGCAGAGCCCGAACCCCGAGTCGTGCAGCGCACGCAGAGTGCCGCCCGAAACGCGGTTCGCCCGCACCGCGAAGGCCGCGGTCGGCAGCCCGCGAGCCTCGAGCACGGCGTTCGCCGCGGCCAGCCACAACCCCGCCTCGTGCCTGGGCAGGAAACGCGGGGTGTCGAAGGCGCCCTCCGCGCGGTGGAAGACCCCACCCACCCCGTACAGCACCGGGAAGTCGCCCCGCTCACGACGTCGGAGCAGCCACTCGGAAACGGCCGGATCCGTCAGCTCGGCCGGTGCC
This genomic stretch from Actinopolyspora halophila DSM 43834 harbors:
- a CDS encoding TetR/AcrR family transcriptional regulator, whose translation is MQDARHPRTERSGPHTRPRSRRLPREVRERQILDAAVQVFARHGYHEAAMDEISDVAEISKPMIYTYLGSKEELFVACIRREANRLIDSIGQAVEANLSPDEQLWRGLRAFFEYANENRASWTVLHRQASTQGQPFTSELSEWRQRALNLVTALLARASGTDEQPVPHEQMQPFAAALVGAGESMLDWWIDHPEYTADALSMRLMNLVWMGFGDMVQGRRWKPREGME
- a CDS encoding MBL fold metallo-hydrolase: MRLTHYGHSCVLVEMSTARLLIDPGTFSEGFDALRDLDAVLITHKHPDHLDTERLPAVLRNNPNARLVADTESAAELSELGTTAEVAHPGDTFELAGVPVDVVGGRHAVIHRDIPVIANIGYLFDSGAFYHPGDSFHVPEQRVDVLGLPTGAPWLKLSEAVDFLREVAPRVTVPIHEAVLSVPEMHYSKFEQLGPEGNTVNRLHRGEPTEIPQPQQT